GAGCTTTCACTGGTGGTTTTCTTGCCCCAGAACTTGTTTAGAAAAGTAACAGTTCCTTCCTCTCCAAGAACAACAGTTTAGAACGGGCTGTGGACTGGATCTTCAGTCACATCGATGACCTGGATGCTGAAGCTGCCATGGACATCTCAGAGGGCCGCTCAGCTGCTGACTCCATATCTGAGTCTGTGCCTGTGGGACCTAAAGTCCGGGATGGTCTTGGAAGTGAGTGTCCCTGGAAAACAGGACAGAACTGAGAGAATCTAGCTAATCCGCTACTCCAGATCTCTCATTCGAAGGCAGCTCTACTTTCCTCAAGGGTCAGAGGCGTCAGAAGCTACCTTCCATTAATGTGACTTTTTGAGGGTGGGATTCTAGGAGGCTGAGATAGCCTTTTGGTCCAGTACATGTTCCACATTCCCTGAAACTCATGTCCTCACTTTGAGCTGCTAGATCAATCTTTGGACTGGTGCTCAAGGATTTCTTGCCCATTTTcttctctgccctcttatctctccTTTTTCCTAGAGTATCAGCTCTTTGCCTTCATTAGTCACATGGGCACCTCTACCATGTGTGGTCACTACGTCTGCCACATCAAGAAGGAGGGCAGGTGAGGGGCTGGCAGTGTGCATTTTGAATGGGAAGTGGTGGTGGGAATGAGTAGGGGCACTCTGGAAGAAATTCTTAGTATATTTGCGATAGGGGCACAAATACACCAGAGATTGGAAGAATGCCTTACAACAGGGAACAGCAAACTATATATAGCCCAAGGGCTGAACCTAGccacctgcttttgtaaataaagttttattggaatatagCCACACTTAGTaattatgtattgtctatggctgttttcGTGCTGCAGCAGGAAAGTTGAGTCACTGTTGTAAGACTGGATGAcctgcaaaacctaaaatatttactatctagcctTTAccaaaaagtttgccaacccctacaGGAATGGGTAGGGGGTGATTGTAAAGATACTGAAGGATCTCAAGACACAGAGGAGGAGAAATGACCCTTGTGGAATTGGGACGCTCCCTTCAGAGAGATAGCGAGTGGACTGTAGGTTTGGGGACCCAGGCAGACAATGTTCGGAGCCTTTCCCCCAGAATCAACTCTAGGGCTGTGTCTTAGGGATTAATTAAGTTGATGCAAATTGGGATGTCcatccttttctttcccttccccagATGGGTGATCTACAATGACCAGAAAGTGTGTGCCTCTGAGAAGCCACCCAAGGACCTGGGCTACATCTACTTCTACCAGAGAGTGGCCAGCTAAGAGGCCCCTCCTCACCCCTCACCACTGGGGACAGGGGACAAACCACCTGGCATGAGGGATAGGGGCTGAGGGATGGGCCTCAGCCCCCCTGCTCTATACCCTGTTTCTTTTTGTCCCCAGCAGCAGGGAAGAAGCTGGAGGCCATAGGAGAATGGCCAAACAAAGGGAAGGGGGCACTCTATAGACTTTGGGGATTaagtgggaaggggaagggaggggccAGCTGCCTGTCTGTAAGAGACTTCGTTGCTTCCCCTGCCCCTTGAATCCACAGTGCTCTGCTTCTCTGTGTAATCTCACCCAGCcccctggtgtgtgtgtgtcagaggggggggtcttatttgtgtgtgtgcgtgggtgTAGCTTTGTGCATCCTCTTCCAGGGGAGGGAGCATCTGTGCCTCCTCTCCCCCATTGTGTTTGCTCTATGTGTGGTTGGGCAAGGAGGGGTATGAGGGAAATGGGGACCTCCCTTCACCCTCCTGCCTCAGTCTTTTCCTCGTCCTTTCTGAAAATGCCAAAATACACGATGTGAATAAAAATACAATGGCTAACTTGTGTCCTGTTTGATACCTTGGGAAGGACTTCTGTTCCCTGGAACTAGTGGGAGGGCCAGTTTCAGAAAGCTCCCAGCCCCTTTgcccttcctctgtctcctccATAGGcaattttctctttaattttcacTAGTCCTAGAACTCTTGGAAAATTGGGTGTGAAAGGGGGACAGATCAGGGGTGGTCCCTGGAGCAGAAAAGCGGTGGAGgcaggagcagaaaggagctgaccACTAGTTGGGCCTGTCAGATCAAGAAAGTGGAGTGACCTAAATACAGAGCACAGAGCAAGGAAAGGTGGGGGTGAAGAGCCCTTCTTCCTCCTAGCAGTCATAGGAGGGGCTGAGTGGCTATTTCCCAAATGTCCCTAGTGGCTGGGGGGCACTCAGTCTGGGCTCTCGGCCCTTCAGTGTCTTGTGAGGCCTTGACCAGCTGGAGTAAAGAGTGGGATATCCCGGAGAAGGGGCTGCAGGTTTCTGATCTGCCTCTCTGGGCTGCAGAGTGACTAATGTGGGCTGTCCTTCCACCTCTGAACCTTATTTGCCCAGCAACTGTGGGGCTACACATCTCCCTGGGCAGGTCAAGGGTGCCTACTCTTCAGCCAGGGACGTAGCTTTGATATGGGAAGGGGTACTCTTTCCCTGAGCTGGAGCCATGCCCCTCAGAGCTCAGCCCTAGAGAGCAATTTGGCTTAAGGCTAAGCGGTGGGAATGGTCTGGCCTGCCAGCCAGCTCCATTTAGAGCCTTCTCTGGCCCTCTGGGGAGCTGTAGTCATGAGGTCTGGGTGCCCCTGAGCGCAGGGGCTCACAGTTCTTGCCTTTCCTTTATTGCCAGGCAATTGAGGCTACTAAAGCTACCAAGTCCCCAACGCTCCTAGAACGTTGCTACAAGAAAGGGGGAACGTCAGAACCTTGCAACAGCGGGCGGCCCGCAGGCGGGCGGGGGCTTGCAGGCGGCAGGAGGGGCCAGGGGGAAGGACTTCCAGGCAGGGGGCCGGGCTAACTATGGCTGAGGACGAGGAGAAGGCGGGGTTCTGCCTCACCGCGCTCTATATAAGCGGGCAGTGGCAGCGGCTGCGCCGTGGTACTGACCTTCAGTGTCTCGACTCTAGCGCAATGGCGCCCTCCAGGAAGTTCTTCGTGGGGGGGAACTGGAAGATGAACGGGCGAAAGAAGGGCCTGGGGGAACTCATCACCACTCTGAACGCGGCCAAGGTGCCGGCCGATACTGGTAGGCCCTCACCAGGGAGAGGCCGGGGCCGGGAAGGGGGGACGGGCGTGGCACTGCCCTCGCTCGAGCTCCCTGAGACGGGTGTCCGAGCGGACCTGGATGCCCGGCCGGGGTATAAGGGCCGTTGAGTGTCAGGGCATCGATCCTACATCGTGGTGGCCTCGCAGCAGCATTCGCGGGGGTGTGTCGAAGGGGAAAGGCGGGGCTCCATTTAATGGTGCCCTCAGACTCTGGGGCGGGAAAGGATTTAGGTCACCGGGAGGAAGATGGCCCCAGGGCGCCGACTAGGGCTGCACCAGCCAGGAGCGTGGGGTAGAAGCGTAGCCCGAGCCCCCGAGGGCGACCGGCAGAGGCTGGCGACCTGTACGGGTGAGGAGGCCGAGCGTGCGTGCGGGCTCCCGGCTACCTGCCTCTGGGCTCCGGCTCCGTGCGCGGCCGCACGTAGCCCAAGACTCCTCCCCACGCCTGGCTGGGCGCGCCGGCCTTCCCGCCGCCAAGCTGCTTTGGGTTCCGGAGCCACCCGTTCCGATCCTTTCACTTCGGCAGCCTGAGCTGCTCCTGCCTTCCACGGCAGAGCTGAGCAGGTGCCAAACAGACTGAGACATTTGGGAGTGAGGAGCGATCCTGCGGCATTCCCCAACGTGGAAAGGGAAAAGCGCAAGGCCTTTATGAGCTAGTCAGCTGCCTGCCACCCCCCTAAATCACAGAACCACGTGCCTGATCAAAAGCGGTATTCCCTTCTGGTGTATTTTCTAAAGACCCCCAATACGAACCCCAGGAATTGGCCCCTTCTCCTTCGCTAAAAATCCTTGCCTTGCTGGGGGAGGTGGGGATGGGCTATTTTAGAAGAAAGGCGGAGTTGGCCCCCAGAGAATGCTGAGTCCGGGAGGTGCCCATGCCCAGAATAGTCCCAGGGAAACCGGAGCCACAGCTATTAAAGGAGCAAAGGGCAGGGCTAGGGTCATGGCCTTTCAGGGGCACCCGGAAGGCTTTAGGAGCTGGGTGCAGGTCCAGCCTAGGCTGGGGAGTGGACAGAGGTCATCTTGCTGGGGTGAAAAAGGGGGAAAGCAGAACTAAGGAAGAGAATGAAGGCTGAGTGCTTTGGAGCACTGGATGGGAAGTCTGGAGAACGCAGGTTTTTGGTGATCTCATCCCCATGTGCCTCCATCTCATCCACAGAGGTAGTCTGTGCACCCCCTACTGCCTACATCGACTTTGCCCGGCAGAAGCTAGATCCCAAGATTGCTGTGGCTGCACAGAACTGCTACAAAGTGACTAATGGGGCCTTTACGGGGGAGATCAGGTGAGATGCAAGCAGGAGAGAGGTGTGTGGGGACCCTGCCCTCACTTTCTTCATTTGAGGGGAAAGCCACAGGGTGGGCTCCCTCCTGAGCCatagcttcctctcttcctttagCCCTGGGATGATCAAAGACTGTGGAGCCACCTGGGTAGTCCTGGGGCACTCAGAGAGAAGGCATATCTTTGGAGAGTCAGATGAGGTTAGTAACCAGGAGTGGAAATACGGGCTGCCTTATTCCAAGAGGGCTGTGTCACCAAGCCTGTTCTCCTACAGCTGATTGGGCAGAAAGTGGCCCATGCCCTGGCAGAGGGCCTCGGAGTAATCGCCTGCATTGGGGAGAAGCTAGATGAGAGGGAAGCTGGCATCACGGAGAAGGTCGTTTTCGAACAAACCAAGGTCATCGCAGGTATCTCTGGAGAAGGGACCTTTGAGCCTAGCCTGGGCTGCAGAGGGTGGAGTCAGATGCTCTGCAGCCTGACTTTGATCCCCATGCTGATCCAGGAAAGGAAGGGGGAGGGTGAGAGTCTTGCATCCTCCCTGACTTCTGCCCCTCCCCGACAGTACAGTTGCCTTGCCACCTGGGGTTCCTGTAATAGCCACCAGGTGGCAGCAGTGGGCCACCATAATTTTTCATACCCTGGAGAGGGTGGCTGGATAGCTCCTTCGCATTCACCCACCCTCCATCTGTGATCTTTGTCCTGCAGATAATGTGACCGACTGGAGCAAGGTCGTCTTGGCCTATGAGCCTGTGTGGGCCATTGGTACTGGCAAGACTGCAACACCCCAACAGGTGACCTAGCCCAGGAGCCCTGCCATCATCCAGTCCtacctgttgatctatgtacccCTCGTGTTAAAGATGAGGAACCCTCAAGTCCAAAGCGGAAGAGTGACTGGTCCAAGGTCACCCATTCCAGGGCCTGGCTGAGATTAAAGCCCTGGTGTTCAGAGATCACACTTCCTCTCTCCACTGGTGCCCAATGTTTTTCCCCTTTGAATGGGAAGTAGAAAGGGCTTTACTTAGTCTGGCTCTTGTTCTAGGCCCAGGAAGTGCATGAAAAACTCCGGGGATGGCTCAAGTCTAATGTCTCTGATGCGGTGGCTCAAAGCACTCGCATTATTTATGGAGGTAAGTGGATTTGACCCCAGCCTGAGGTGGGGCGGGCTGACAACTAGATGGAGCCCTCAGACATGGAGTGGGGATGGGGTATGTCCATCTCTCTCTTGATCCGTCCCTCTCACTCCTTCCCAGGTTCTGTGACCGGGGCCACCTGCAAGGAGCTGGCAAGCCAGCCTGATGTGGATGGCTTCCTGGTGGGTGGTGCGTCCCTCAAGCCGGAATTCGTGGACATCATCAATGCCAAACAATAAACCCCATCCATCTCCCCTACCCCTTCCCGCTGAGCCAGGGACTAGGCAGCCCAGAAGCCCAACAACCCCCTCCCCCTACATGCTTCTGATAGTGTCACCTGCCCCGTCTCATGGCCTAATCCAAAGTGTACCTTCCTTTACTGTTTACACCTTCCCCTGTAATGGCTGGGACCAGGCCAATCACTTCTCCACTTACTGTCATGGTTGGAAATAAACATGTCACCAAGGTGGCTTCTCATTGGCTGAGAGATGGAAGGTGTGGAGCTTGCCCATGGGTCCCCTCAGTCCCCAGTGAAGGCAGGAGAGAGAAATCTTACTTCTCTTCCCCTCTTACACTGTGAAGCCAGGGTCTGAGAGAGACCCCTGTCCTCCCCTCAGAGGCCAGGGGTGCTACCCTCTCCCATGATTCCAACgcctgtgtgtgttgtgtgtatcgCTGTCCCACATGTGGGGGAAATAAACATCTGGCACTAAGCCTTGTGGTTTGTCCTTCTTTGCTATACTTGTCCATACAATTTCCTCTCTTTTTGCTTTTTGAGGCAGCCACAGGACCTTATCCCttgtgtaaaaaaaataataccatgAACAGGTTTCTATAACAACATATCTCTTACTATTTTTACTCAAAAAAAGTCTTGTGTACCAGGCTGCCACAGCCTTGAATAACAgctccctcccttccaccccctCTGGGTGCCTCTGGGATGGTTGAGCTCCCCAGAACGTTGGGAATGTTGGGGTAGGGGCCCAGCCTCACCTTCCCCCAGCCTCACTGGTTTTAAGTAGCTGGTCTAGGCCAGCAATGCCCGGCTTCCCATCCTCCACAGGGTGGGTGGTGGCAAGGCCTCCCTGCACTGTCTGGTAGCACAGGGGTCACTGGTAGAGCAGGTAGCGCTTCATGGCAGGGGGTAGGGGCAGAGCAGATACCTGGCCAAGACGGGTATCCCCCAGGGAGTGGCGTACACACAGGCGGCTCAGGTGGAGCAGGGAGTGTGGTTCCGctgggagagaaggaggggaagGTAAGTAGAGATGCAGCACCAGCCAGACATTTTCAAACTACAGGGCCCTGCCCAGGTTCCCTTCTGCTTTCCTGCTCTAAACTTGCTCCCACTTTGACTGAGAGGGAAACCTAAGGCACCCTAGAATTCTGCATCTGCTCTTGGGGGTAGGGCATCACAGCTAGATGTCACACATTCCCAATCAGAGCTGGTAATAAAGCTCTAGCTAAGGCCCTGAAAGCAACAGGCCAAGGTGGCTCCAACAGTGGTGGAGCTAGCCAGGCTTTGATTCCTGAGGTGCCTCGGAGCTGGGGCTATGTAAAGGAAGGATGGTCCTCCATCCTATAGAAGCTTGCCACTGGTGATGGGAGAAGAGGCATCTAAGTTCTGCTGGAGACTGCAAACTCAGAGAAAGGCTAACTTCGATCAGTCCCAAGCCCTTGCCTCCAAGGAGGCTCCTCCCCAAGGCCTGCCTCCTCTGTGCTCCTTCCTGGTGCCCAGGGCCCCACAGCTCCATTCTGGAGGTTCTACTGAGGAAGGAAGTAGGTATGCGTCAAAGATGGGTCAGAACCCAGGTAATCTGTATACACCCTGGGTGCCTGGCCTTGCCAGCCCTCTCTTCCTTTGGAACCTGTACACCTCTCCCAACCCCATTTAACCCTTGCATCTCTTGCTCCAGGGGCTGACGTTTCCTATAAAGTCTAATCCCTGGAG
The DNA window shown above is from Elephas maximus indicus isolate mEleMax1 chromosome 4, mEleMax1 primary haplotype, whole genome shotgun sequence and carries:
- the TPI1 gene encoding triosephosphate isomerase, with product MAEDEEKAGFCLTALYISGQWQRLRRGTDLQCLDSSAMAPSRKFFVGGNWKMNGRKKGLGELITTLNAAKVPADTEVVCAPPTAYIDFARQKLDPKIAVAAQNCYKVTNGAFTGEISPGMIKDCGATWVVLGHSERRHIFGESDELIGQKVAHALAEGLGVIACIGEKLDEREAGITEKVVFEQTKVIADNVTDWSKVVLAYEPVWAIGTGKTATPQQAQEVHEKLRGWLKSNVSDAVAQSTRIIYGGSVTGATCKELASQPDVDGFLVGGASLKPEFVDIINAKQ